One Elaeis guineensis isolate ETL-2024a chromosome 10, EG11, whole genome shotgun sequence genomic window carries:
- the LOC105053469 gene encoding uncharacterized protein, which yields MKETGGTAAAAELPVGQKLIKVISNVCFTAFVFSVLVFTVIAVTYQPPDPWLQSSAALTKNLAATLPNATFATDESLLPTGEDLVPLPPNASLLSPPAAAPPVASAPTAAAATCDPDAPLNCSDPRVLTAIRRFNSRVSFRRSIIFLGYEIPVAGSKPDECDAAWRFRNRKEKSWRRYRDYRRFRLTPADNCTFEVVSVGKFRSGTNAALPRTRPPSSSSTTTTTTRSPAVQISDSEINDTIPTLGSESDFRKGRYLYYTRGGDYCKGMNQYLWSFLCGLGEAQFLNRTFIMDLSICLAATYNPSGRDEEGKDFRFYFDFEHLKESASVVEEEAFLRQWRWWDRAAARKKGGSRISVRKVPTYKVTPMQLKKDRSTVIWRQFDGPEPENYWYRVCEGRAAKYVQRPWHAIWKSKRLTNIVTEIAGKMDWDYDAIHVVRGAKAQNKQLWPNLDADTSPDVLVKKLVKVIKTMRNLYIATNEPFYNYFDKLRSHFKVHLLDDYKEMWGNKSEWYNETMALNAGRPVEFDGYMRVAVDTEVLYRAKTRVETFNNLTRDCKDGINTC from the coding sequence ATGAAGGAGACGGGCGGCACTGCCGCTGCGGCCGAGCTGCCGGTGGGTCAGAAGCTGATCAAGGTGATCAGCAATGTGTGCTTCACCGCCTTCGTCTTCTCCGTGCTCGTCTTCACCGTCATCGCCGTCACCTACCAACCCCCCGACCCCTGGCTTCAGTCCTCCGCCGCCCTCACCAAGAACCTCGCCGCGACCCTCCCCAACGCCACCTTCGCCACCGACGAATCCCTCCTCCCCACCGGTGAGGACCTCGTCCCCCTTCCCCCCAACGCATCCCTCCTCTCCCCCCCTGCCGCGGCGCCGCCTGTTGCCTCCGCCCCCACCGCTGCGGCCGCCACCTGCGATCCCGACGCGCCGCTCAACTGCTCCGATCCCCGCGTCCTCACCGCGATCCGGCGCTTCAACTCGCGGGTCTCTTTCCGCCGCTCCATCATCTTCCTCGGCTACGAGATCCCCGTCGCCGGATCCAAGCCCGACGAATGCGACGCTGCCTGGCGCTTCCGCAACCGGAAAGAGAAATCCTGGCGCCGATACAGGGACTACCGCCGCTTCCGCCTCACCCCCGCCGACAACTGCACCTTCGAGGTCGTCTCTGTTGGGAAATTTCGCTCGGGCACCAACGCCGCCCTGCCCCGCACTCGCCCGCCGtcctcctcctccaccaccaCCACAACCACCAGGTCCCCGGCCGTCCAGATCTCGGACTCCGAGATCAACGACACGATCCCGACACTCGGATCCGAATCAGACTTCCGGAAGGGGCGGTATCTCTACTACACTCGCGGAGGAGACTACTGCAAGGGGATGAATCAGTACCTCTGGAGCTTCCTGTGCGGCCTCGGGGAAGCGCAGTTCTTGAACCGGACATTCATCATGGATCTGAGCATTTGCCTGGCTGCCACGTATAATCCTAGTGGCCGGGATGAGGAGGGTAAGGATTTCCGGTTTTACTTTGATTTCGAGCACCTCAAGGAGTCGGCGTCCGTGGTGGAAGAGGAGGCCTTCTTGCGGCAATGGCGGTGGTGGGACCGCGCCGCTGCCCGGAAGAAGGGCGGCAGCCGGATCTCAGTTCGCAAGGTGCCCACCTACAAGGTCACCCCGATGCAGCTCAAGAAGGACAGGAGCACGGTCATCTGGAGGCAGTTCGATGGGCCTGAGCCTGAGAATTACTGGTACCGTGTATGCGAGGGCCGGGCTGCCAAGTATGTGCAGCGACCATGGCATGCCATCTGGAAGTCCAAGCGGCTGACGAACATTGTCACGGAGATCGCCGGAAAGATGGACTGGGATTATGATGCCATCCATGTGGTCCGTGGGGCGAAGGCTCAGAATAAGCAGCTGTGGCCTAATTTGGATGCTGACACATCCCCTGATGTGCTTGTGAAGAAGCTGGTGAAGGTAATTAAAACGATGAGGAACTTATACATTGCTACCAATGAGCCATTCTATAACTACTTCGATAAGCTGAGGTCGCACTTCAAGGTGCATTTACTTGATGATTACAAGGAGATGTGGGGGAACAAGAGCGAGTGGTATAATGAGACAATGGCACTCAATGCTGGACGGCCGGTGGAGTTTGATGGGTATATGAGGGTGGCCGTGGATACAGAGGTGCTGTACAGGGCAAAGACAAGGGTCGAGACGTTCAATAACCTGACCAGGGATTGTAAGGATGGGATCAATACATGCTGA